A section of the Carassius carassius chromosome 17, fCarCar2.1, whole genome shotgun sequence genome encodes:
- the LOC132161197 gene encoding PEX5-related protein-like isoform X5: MYQGHLQGKDSRAADKTVAMVLKEIPNKASSEGKPLLTVTNKLVSEQQESRPLLSPSIDDFLCETKCDGAVRPVTSNTAVLSSSLDLLDLSEPGERRHSKDRKSPLSTKGTSYRKKPDETELIQVDVEQSTPCSRTPEKISLDSAVPSSLDKWEELNPHPERNSSRKWKLERRRSSKNSGEFVWSMDCKTQLDTAPRNSLEVSNKVEAEAMPVTQLNRQYISGRHGRLSKDQRWGSTLLSRNQSLEEEFERAKAAVESDTEFWDKMQAEWEELARRNWLTENDRPQIPSNVSPHEKGYYFHTDNPFKDWPNAFEEGLRKSREGDLPNAVLLLEAAVLQDPQDSEAWLVLGTTQAENENEQAAIVSLQRCLELHPNNLQALMALAVSLTNTGMRQEACEALLSWIRHNPKYKQLLKSRTHLQASPGSRRPSYPSAMGCPLLPEVKELYLEAAQNNSDTIDPDLQTGLGVLYNLSSEFNKAVEAFNAALSVRPEDYLLWNRLGATLANGDRSEEAVEAYTRALELQPGFIRSRYNLGISCINMGAHREAASNFLTALSLQRKSRSRQLSHQVMSGNIWAALRIALSMLDQPELFQAANIGDLDLLMKAFNLDM, from the exons CTGGTGAGTGAGCAACAAGAGAGCCGTCCCTTGCTGAGCCCTTCCATCGATGATTTCCTCTGCGAGACCAAGTGTGATGGAGCTGTCCGCCCAGTAACCTCCAACACAGCAG TACTCTCCTCCTCTCTGGACCTGCTGGATCTGAGTGAGCCTGGTGAGAGAAGACACAGCAAAGACAGGAAGAGCCCTCTTTCTACTAAGGGCACATCATATAGGAAGAAGCCCGATGAAACAGAGCTGATACAAGTGGATGTTGAACAGAGTACACCCTGTTCCCGTACACCTGAAAAGATTTCACTGGACTCAG CAGTTCCATCTTCTTTGGACAAATGGGAAGAACTCAACCCACACCCGGAGCGAAATAGTAGCAGAAAGTGGAAGCTTGAGAGAAGACGTTCATCAAAAAATTCTGGTGAATTTGTGTG GTCTATGGATTGCAAGACTCAGCTAGACACTGCCCCCAGGAACTCCCTGGAGGTCAGTAATAAAGTAGAGGCAGAAGCCATGCCAGTAACTCAA CTCAACAGGCAATATATTAGTGGAAGACAT GGCCGTTTGAGCAAAGACCAAAGGTGGGGTAGCACACTCCTGTCCAGAAACCAGTCTCTGGAGGAAGAGTTTGAGAGAGCTAAGGCAGCAGTGGAG TCAGACACCGAGTTTTGGGATAAGATGCAGGCAGAGTGGGAAGAGCTCGCTCGCAGGAACTGGCTAACAGAGAACGATCGACCACAGATTCCCTCTAATGTGTCTCCTCATGAAAAG GGGTACTACTTCCACACAGATAACCCTTTCAAAGACTGGCCAAATGCATTTGAGGAGGGGTTACGCAAGTCCAGAGAGGGAGACCTGCCTAACGCTGTACTTCTTCTGGAAGCAGCTGTACTGCAGGATCCTCAGGATTCGGAG GCTTGGCTGGTGCTGGGTACCACGCAAGCAGAGAATGAGAATGAGCAGGCAGCAATTGTCTCCCTCCAGAG GTGTCTGGAGCTCCACCCCAACAACCTCCAGGCCCTCATGGCCCTGGCAGTGAGCCTGACCAACACGGGCATGAGGCAGGAAGCGTGTGAGGCGCTGTTGAGCTGGATAAGGCACAACCCCAAATACAAGCAACTTCTGAAGAGCCGCACACACCTCCAGGCCTCACCTGGTTCACGGAGACCCTCCTACCCTTCCGCAATGGGCTG CCCCCTGCTGCCCGAGGTGAAGGAGCTGTACCTGGAAGCTGCCCAGAACAACTCGGACACGATCGACCCAGACCTGCAGACAGGGTTGGGAGTGCTGTATAACCTCAGCTCTGAGTTCAACAAAGCAGTGGAAGCCTTCAACGCAGCGCTGTCAGTGCGGCCGGAG GACTACCTGCTGTGGAATCGGCTGGGGGCGACGCTGGCTAATGGAGATCGCAGTGAGGAGGCTGTGGAGGCCTATACCAGAGCCCTGGAGCTCCAGCCCGGCTTCATCCGCTCACGTTACAACCTCGGCATCAGCTGCATTAACATGGGCGCTCACAG GGAGGCAGCCAGTAATTTTCTGACGGCTCTTAGCCTGCAGAGGAAGAGCAGGAGTCGGCAGCTTTCGCACCAGGTCATGTCTGGAAACATCTGGGCGGCCCTGCGGATAGCGCTGTCCATGCTGGACCAGCCGGAGCTCTTTCAAGCTGCTAACATAGGAGACCTGGACTTACTCATGAAAGCTTTTAACCTGGATATGTGA
- the LOC132161197 gene encoding PEX5-related protein-like isoform X3 → MYQGHLQGKDSRAADKTVAMVLKEIPNKASSEGKPLLTVTNKLVSEQQESRPLLSPSIDDFLCETKCDGAVRPVTSNTAVLSSSLDLLDLSEPGERRHSKDRKSPLSTKGTSYRKKPDETELIQVDVEQSTPCSRTPEKISLDSVAVPSSLDKWEELNPHPERNSSRKWKLERRRSSKNSGEFVWSMDCKTQLDTAPRNSLEVSNKVEAEAMPVTQGRLSKDQRWGSTLLSRNQSLEEEFERAKAAVESDTEFWDKMQAEWEELARRNWLTENDRPQIPSNVSPHEKGYYFHTDNPFKDWPNAFEEGLRKSREGDLPNAVLLLEAAVLQDPQDSEVSDWTDKTTAVGQAWLVLGTTQAENENEQAAIVSLQRCLELHPNNLQALMALAVSLTNTGMRQEACEALLSWIRHNPKYKQLLKSRTHLQASPGSRRPSYPSAMGCPLLPEVKELYLEAAQNNSDTIDPDLQTGLGVLYNLSSEFNKAVEAFNAALSVRPEDYLLWNRLGATLANGDRSEEAVEAYTRALELQPGFIRSRYNLGISCINMGAHREAASNFLTALSLQRKSRSRQLSHQVMSGNIWAALRIALSMLDQPELFQAANIGDLDLLMKAFNLDM, encoded by the exons CTGGTGAGTGAGCAACAAGAGAGCCGTCCCTTGCTGAGCCCTTCCATCGATGATTTCCTCTGCGAGACCAAGTGTGATGGAGCTGTCCGCCCAGTAACCTCCAACACAGCAG TACTCTCCTCCTCTCTGGACCTGCTGGATCTGAGTGAGCCTGGTGAGAGAAGACACAGCAAAGACAGGAAGAGCCCTCTTTCTACTAAGGGCACATCATATAGGAAGAAGCCCGATGAAACAGAGCTGATACAAGTGGATGTTGAACAGAGTACACCCTGTTCCCGTACACCTGAAAAGATTTCACTGGACTCAG TAGCAGTTCCATCTTCTTTGGACAAATGGGAAGAACTCAACCCACACCCGGAGCGAAATAGTAGCAGAAAGTGGAAGCTTGAGAGAAGACGTTCATCAAAAAATTCTGGTGAATTTGTGTG GTCTATGGATTGCAAGACTCAGCTAGACACTGCCCCCAGGAACTCCCTGGAGGTCAGTAATAAAGTAGAGGCAGAAGCCATGCCAGTAACTCAA GGCCGTTTGAGCAAAGACCAAAGGTGGGGTAGCACACTCCTGTCCAGAAACCAGTCTCTGGAGGAAGAGTTTGAGAGAGCTAAGGCAGCAGTGGAG TCAGACACCGAGTTTTGGGATAAGATGCAGGCAGAGTGGGAAGAGCTCGCTCGCAGGAACTGGCTAACAGAGAACGATCGACCACAGATTCCCTCTAATGTGTCTCCTCATGAAAAG GGGTACTACTTCCACACAGATAACCCTTTCAAAGACTGGCCAAATGCATTTGAGGAGGGGTTACGCAAGTCCAGAGAGGGAGACCTGCCTAACGCTGTACTTCTTCTGGAAGCAGCTGTACTGCAGGATCCTCAGGATTCGGAGGTGAGCGACTGGACTGATAAAACAACAGCAGTCGGCCAG GCTTGGCTGGTGCTGGGTACCACGCAAGCAGAGAATGAGAATGAGCAGGCAGCAATTGTCTCCCTCCAGAG GTGTCTGGAGCTCCACCCCAACAACCTCCAGGCCCTCATGGCCCTGGCAGTGAGCCTGACCAACACGGGCATGAGGCAGGAAGCGTGTGAGGCGCTGTTGAGCTGGATAAGGCACAACCCCAAATACAAGCAACTTCTGAAGAGCCGCACACACCTCCAGGCCTCACCTGGTTCACGGAGACCCTCCTACCCTTCCGCAATGGGCTG CCCCCTGCTGCCCGAGGTGAAGGAGCTGTACCTGGAAGCTGCCCAGAACAACTCGGACACGATCGACCCAGACCTGCAGACAGGGTTGGGAGTGCTGTATAACCTCAGCTCTGAGTTCAACAAAGCAGTGGAAGCCTTCAACGCAGCGCTGTCAGTGCGGCCGGAG GACTACCTGCTGTGGAATCGGCTGGGGGCGACGCTGGCTAATGGAGATCGCAGTGAGGAGGCTGTGGAGGCCTATACCAGAGCCCTGGAGCTCCAGCCCGGCTTCATCCGCTCACGTTACAACCTCGGCATCAGCTGCATTAACATGGGCGCTCACAG GGAGGCAGCCAGTAATTTTCTGACGGCTCTTAGCCTGCAGAGGAAGAGCAGGAGTCGGCAGCTTTCGCACCAGGTCATGTCTGGAAACATCTGGGCGGCCCTGCGGATAGCGCTGTCCATGCTGGACCAGCCGGAGCTCTTTCAAGCTGCTAACATAGGAGACCTGGACTTACTCATGAAAGCTTTTAACCTGGATATGTGA
- the LOC132161197 gene encoding PEX5-related protein-like isoform X4 has product MYQGHLQGKDSRAADKTVAMVLKEIPNKASSEGKPLLTVTNKLVSEQQESRPLLSPSIDDFLCETKCDGAVRPVTSNTAVLSSSLDLLDLSEPGERRHSKDRKSPLSTKGTSYRKKPDETELIQVDVEQSTPCSRTPEKISLDSVAVPSSLDKWEELNPHPERNSSRKWKLERRRSSKNSGEFVWSMDCKTQLDTAPRNSLEVSNKVEAEAMPVTQLNRQYISGRHGRLSKDQRWGSTLLSRNQSLEEEFERAKAAVESDTEFWDKMQAEWEELARRNWLTENDRPQIPSNVSPHEKGYYFHTDNPFKDWPNAFEEGLRKSREGDLPNAVLLLEAAVLQDPQDSEAWLVLGTTQAENENEQAAIVSLQRCLELHPNNLQALMALAVSLTNTGMRQEACEALLSWIRHNPKYKQLLKSRTHLQASPGSRRPSYPSAMGCPLLPEVKELYLEAAQNNSDTIDPDLQTGLGVLYNLSSEFNKAVEAFNAALSVRPEDYLLWNRLGATLANGDRSEEAVEAYTRALELQPGFIRSRYNLGISCINMGAHREAASNFLTALSLQRKSRSRQLSHQVMSGNIWAALRIALSMLDQPELFQAANIGDLDLLMKAFNLDM; this is encoded by the exons CTGGTGAGTGAGCAACAAGAGAGCCGTCCCTTGCTGAGCCCTTCCATCGATGATTTCCTCTGCGAGACCAAGTGTGATGGAGCTGTCCGCCCAGTAACCTCCAACACAGCAG TACTCTCCTCCTCTCTGGACCTGCTGGATCTGAGTGAGCCTGGTGAGAGAAGACACAGCAAAGACAGGAAGAGCCCTCTTTCTACTAAGGGCACATCATATAGGAAGAAGCCCGATGAAACAGAGCTGATACAAGTGGATGTTGAACAGAGTACACCCTGTTCCCGTACACCTGAAAAGATTTCACTGGACTCAG TAGCAGTTCCATCTTCTTTGGACAAATGGGAAGAACTCAACCCACACCCGGAGCGAAATAGTAGCAGAAAGTGGAAGCTTGAGAGAAGACGTTCATCAAAAAATTCTGGTGAATTTGTGTG GTCTATGGATTGCAAGACTCAGCTAGACACTGCCCCCAGGAACTCCCTGGAGGTCAGTAATAAAGTAGAGGCAGAAGCCATGCCAGTAACTCAA CTCAACAGGCAATATATTAGTGGAAGACAT GGCCGTTTGAGCAAAGACCAAAGGTGGGGTAGCACACTCCTGTCCAGAAACCAGTCTCTGGAGGAAGAGTTTGAGAGAGCTAAGGCAGCAGTGGAG TCAGACACCGAGTTTTGGGATAAGATGCAGGCAGAGTGGGAAGAGCTCGCTCGCAGGAACTGGCTAACAGAGAACGATCGACCACAGATTCCCTCTAATGTGTCTCCTCATGAAAAG GGGTACTACTTCCACACAGATAACCCTTTCAAAGACTGGCCAAATGCATTTGAGGAGGGGTTACGCAAGTCCAGAGAGGGAGACCTGCCTAACGCTGTACTTCTTCTGGAAGCAGCTGTACTGCAGGATCCTCAGGATTCGGAG GCTTGGCTGGTGCTGGGTACCACGCAAGCAGAGAATGAGAATGAGCAGGCAGCAATTGTCTCCCTCCAGAG GTGTCTGGAGCTCCACCCCAACAACCTCCAGGCCCTCATGGCCCTGGCAGTGAGCCTGACCAACACGGGCATGAGGCAGGAAGCGTGTGAGGCGCTGTTGAGCTGGATAAGGCACAACCCCAAATACAAGCAACTTCTGAAGAGCCGCACACACCTCCAGGCCTCACCTGGTTCACGGAGACCCTCCTACCCTTCCGCAATGGGCTG CCCCCTGCTGCCCGAGGTGAAGGAGCTGTACCTGGAAGCTGCCCAGAACAACTCGGACACGATCGACCCAGACCTGCAGACAGGGTTGGGAGTGCTGTATAACCTCAGCTCTGAGTTCAACAAAGCAGTGGAAGCCTTCAACGCAGCGCTGTCAGTGCGGCCGGAG GACTACCTGCTGTGGAATCGGCTGGGGGCGACGCTGGCTAATGGAGATCGCAGTGAGGAGGCTGTGGAGGCCTATACCAGAGCCCTGGAGCTCCAGCCCGGCTTCATCCGCTCACGTTACAACCTCGGCATCAGCTGCATTAACATGGGCGCTCACAG GGAGGCAGCCAGTAATTTTCTGACGGCTCTTAGCCTGCAGAGGAAGAGCAGGAGTCGGCAGCTTTCGCACCAGGTCATGTCTGGAAACATCTGGGCGGCCCTGCGGATAGCGCTGTCCATGCTGGACCAGCCGGAGCTCTTTCAAGCTGCTAACATAGGAGACCTGGACTTACTCATGAAAGCTTTTAACCTGGATATGTGA
- the LOC132161197 gene encoding PEX5-related protein-like isoform X2 produces MYQGHLQGKDSRAADKTVAMVLKEIPNKASSEGKPLLTVTNKLVSEQQESRPLLSPSIDDFLCETKCDGAVRPVTSNTAVLSSSLDLLDLSEPGERRHSKDRKSPLSTKGTSYRKKPDETELIQVDVEQSTPCSRTPEKISLDSAVPSSLDKWEELNPHPERNSSRKWKLERRRSSKNSGEFVWSMDCKTQLDTAPRNSLEVSNKVEAEAMPVTQLNRQYISGRHGRLSKDQRWGSTLLSRNQSLEEEFERAKAAVESDTEFWDKMQAEWEELARRNWLTENDRPQIPSNVSPHEKGYYFHTDNPFKDWPNAFEEGLRKSREGDLPNAVLLLEAAVLQDPQDSEVSDWTDKTTAVGQAWLVLGTTQAENENEQAAIVSLQRCLELHPNNLQALMALAVSLTNTGMRQEACEALLSWIRHNPKYKQLLKSRTHLQASPGSRRPSYPSAMGCPLLPEVKELYLEAAQNNSDTIDPDLQTGLGVLYNLSSEFNKAVEAFNAALSVRPEDYLLWNRLGATLANGDRSEEAVEAYTRALELQPGFIRSRYNLGISCINMGAHREAASNFLTALSLQRKSRSRQLSHQVMSGNIWAALRIALSMLDQPELFQAANIGDLDLLMKAFNLDM; encoded by the exons CTGGTGAGTGAGCAACAAGAGAGCCGTCCCTTGCTGAGCCCTTCCATCGATGATTTCCTCTGCGAGACCAAGTGTGATGGAGCTGTCCGCCCAGTAACCTCCAACACAGCAG TACTCTCCTCCTCTCTGGACCTGCTGGATCTGAGTGAGCCTGGTGAGAGAAGACACAGCAAAGACAGGAAGAGCCCTCTTTCTACTAAGGGCACATCATATAGGAAGAAGCCCGATGAAACAGAGCTGATACAAGTGGATGTTGAACAGAGTACACCCTGTTCCCGTACACCTGAAAAGATTTCACTGGACTCAG CAGTTCCATCTTCTTTGGACAAATGGGAAGAACTCAACCCACACCCGGAGCGAAATAGTAGCAGAAAGTGGAAGCTTGAGAGAAGACGTTCATCAAAAAATTCTGGTGAATTTGTGTG GTCTATGGATTGCAAGACTCAGCTAGACACTGCCCCCAGGAACTCCCTGGAGGTCAGTAATAAAGTAGAGGCAGAAGCCATGCCAGTAACTCAA CTCAACAGGCAATATATTAGTGGAAGACAT GGCCGTTTGAGCAAAGACCAAAGGTGGGGTAGCACACTCCTGTCCAGAAACCAGTCTCTGGAGGAAGAGTTTGAGAGAGCTAAGGCAGCAGTGGAG TCAGACACCGAGTTTTGGGATAAGATGCAGGCAGAGTGGGAAGAGCTCGCTCGCAGGAACTGGCTAACAGAGAACGATCGACCACAGATTCCCTCTAATGTGTCTCCTCATGAAAAG GGGTACTACTTCCACACAGATAACCCTTTCAAAGACTGGCCAAATGCATTTGAGGAGGGGTTACGCAAGTCCAGAGAGGGAGACCTGCCTAACGCTGTACTTCTTCTGGAAGCAGCTGTACTGCAGGATCCTCAGGATTCGGAGGTGAGCGACTGGACTGATAAAACAACAGCAGTCGGCCAG GCTTGGCTGGTGCTGGGTACCACGCAAGCAGAGAATGAGAATGAGCAGGCAGCAATTGTCTCCCTCCAGAG GTGTCTGGAGCTCCACCCCAACAACCTCCAGGCCCTCATGGCCCTGGCAGTGAGCCTGACCAACACGGGCATGAGGCAGGAAGCGTGTGAGGCGCTGTTGAGCTGGATAAGGCACAACCCCAAATACAAGCAACTTCTGAAGAGCCGCACACACCTCCAGGCCTCACCTGGTTCACGGAGACCCTCCTACCCTTCCGCAATGGGCTG CCCCCTGCTGCCCGAGGTGAAGGAGCTGTACCTGGAAGCTGCCCAGAACAACTCGGACACGATCGACCCAGACCTGCAGACAGGGTTGGGAGTGCTGTATAACCTCAGCTCTGAGTTCAACAAAGCAGTGGAAGCCTTCAACGCAGCGCTGTCAGTGCGGCCGGAG GACTACCTGCTGTGGAATCGGCTGGGGGCGACGCTGGCTAATGGAGATCGCAGTGAGGAGGCTGTGGAGGCCTATACCAGAGCCCTGGAGCTCCAGCCCGGCTTCATCCGCTCACGTTACAACCTCGGCATCAGCTGCATTAACATGGGCGCTCACAG GGAGGCAGCCAGTAATTTTCTGACGGCTCTTAGCCTGCAGAGGAAGAGCAGGAGTCGGCAGCTTTCGCACCAGGTCATGTCTGGAAACATCTGGGCGGCCCTGCGGATAGCGCTGTCCATGCTGGACCAGCCGGAGCTCTTTCAAGCTGCTAACATAGGAGACCTGGACTTACTCATGAAAGCTTTTAACCTGGATATGTGA
- the LOC132161197 gene encoding PEX5-related protein-like isoform X6, translated as MYQGHLQLVSEQQESRPLLSPSIDDFLCETKCDGAVRPVTSNTAVLSSSLDLLDLSEPGERRHSKDRKSPLSTKGTSYRKKPDETELIQVDVEQSTPCSRTPEKISLDSVAVPSSLDKWEELNPHPERNSSRKWKLERRRSSKNSGEFVWSMDCKTQLDTAPRNSLEVSNKVEAEAMPVTQLNRQYISGRHGRLSKDQRWGSTLLSRNQSLEEEFERAKAAVESDTEFWDKMQAEWEELARRNWLTENDRPQIPSNVSPHEKGYYFHTDNPFKDWPNAFEEGLRKSREGDLPNAVLLLEAAVLQDPQDSEVSDWTDKTTAVGQAWLVLGTTQAENENEQAAIVSLQRCLELHPNNLQALMALAVSLTNTGMRQEACEALLSWIRHNPKYKQLLKSRTHLQASPGSRRPSYPSAMGCPLLPEVKELYLEAAQNNSDTIDPDLQTGLGVLYNLSSEFNKAVEAFNAALSVRPEDYLLWNRLGATLANGDRSEEAVEAYTRALELQPGFIRSRYNLGISCINMGAHREAASNFLTALSLQRKSRSRQLSHQVMSGNIWAALRIALSMLDQPELFQAANIGDLDLLMKAFNLDM; from the exons CTGGTGAGTGAGCAACAAGAGAGCCGTCCCTTGCTGAGCCCTTCCATCGATGATTTCCTCTGCGAGACCAAGTGTGATGGAGCTGTCCGCCCAGTAACCTCCAACACAGCAG TACTCTCCTCCTCTCTGGACCTGCTGGATCTGAGTGAGCCTGGTGAGAGAAGACACAGCAAAGACAGGAAGAGCCCTCTTTCTACTAAGGGCACATCATATAGGAAGAAGCCCGATGAAACAGAGCTGATACAAGTGGATGTTGAACAGAGTACACCCTGTTCCCGTACACCTGAAAAGATTTCACTGGACTCAG TAGCAGTTCCATCTTCTTTGGACAAATGGGAAGAACTCAACCCACACCCGGAGCGAAATAGTAGCAGAAAGTGGAAGCTTGAGAGAAGACGTTCATCAAAAAATTCTGGTGAATTTGTGTG GTCTATGGATTGCAAGACTCAGCTAGACACTGCCCCCAGGAACTCCCTGGAGGTCAGTAATAAAGTAGAGGCAGAAGCCATGCCAGTAACTCAA CTCAACAGGCAATATATTAGTGGAAGACAT GGCCGTTTGAGCAAAGACCAAAGGTGGGGTAGCACACTCCTGTCCAGAAACCAGTCTCTGGAGGAAGAGTTTGAGAGAGCTAAGGCAGCAGTGGAG TCAGACACCGAGTTTTGGGATAAGATGCAGGCAGAGTGGGAAGAGCTCGCTCGCAGGAACTGGCTAACAGAGAACGATCGACCACAGATTCCCTCTAATGTGTCTCCTCATGAAAAG GGGTACTACTTCCACACAGATAACCCTTTCAAAGACTGGCCAAATGCATTTGAGGAGGGGTTACGCAAGTCCAGAGAGGGAGACCTGCCTAACGCTGTACTTCTTCTGGAAGCAGCTGTACTGCAGGATCCTCAGGATTCGGAGGTGAGCGACTGGACTGATAAAACAACAGCAGTCGGCCAG GCTTGGCTGGTGCTGGGTACCACGCAAGCAGAGAATGAGAATGAGCAGGCAGCAATTGTCTCCCTCCAGAG GTGTCTGGAGCTCCACCCCAACAACCTCCAGGCCCTCATGGCCCTGGCAGTGAGCCTGACCAACACGGGCATGAGGCAGGAAGCGTGTGAGGCGCTGTTGAGCTGGATAAGGCACAACCCCAAATACAAGCAACTTCTGAAGAGCCGCACACACCTCCAGGCCTCACCTGGTTCACGGAGACCCTCCTACCCTTCCGCAATGGGCTG CCCCCTGCTGCCCGAGGTGAAGGAGCTGTACCTGGAAGCTGCCCAGAACAACTCGGACACGATCGACCCAGACCTGCAGACAGGGTTGGGAGTGCTGTATAACCTCAGCTCTGAGTTCAACAAAGCAGTGGAAGCCTTCAACGCAGCGCTGTCAGTGCGGCCGGAG GACTACCTGCTGTGGAATCGGCTGGGGGCGACGCTGGCTAATGGAGATCGCAGTGAGGAGGCTGTGGAGGCCTATACCAGAGCCCTGGAGCTCCAGCCCGGCTTCATCCGCTCACGTTACAACCTCGGCATCAGCTGCATTAACATGGGCGCTCACAG GGAGGCAGCCAGTAATTTTCTGACGGCTCTTAGCCTGCAGAGGAAGAGCAGGAGTCGGCAGCTTTCGCACCAGGTCATGTCTGGAAACATCTGGGCGGCCCTGCGGATAGCGCTGTCCATGCTGGACCAGCCGGAGCTCTTTCAAGCTGCTAACATAGGAGACCTGGACTTACTCATGAAAGCTTTTAACCTGGATATGTGA
- the LOC132161197 gene encoding PEX5-related protein-like isoform X1: MYQGHLQGKDSRAADKTVAMVLKEIPNKASSEGKPLLTVTNKLVSEQQESRPLLSPSIDDFLCETKCDGAVRPVTSNTAVLSSSLDLLDLSEPGERRHSKDRKSPLSTKGTSYRKKPDETELIQVDVEQSTPCSRTPEKISLDSVAVPSSLDKWEELNPHPERNSSRKWKLERRRSSKNSGEFVWSMDCKTQLDTAPRNSLEVSNKVEAEAMPVTQLNRQYISGRHGRLSKDQRWGSTLLSRNQSLEEEFERAKAAVESDTEFWDKMQAEWEELARRNWLTENDRPQIPSNVSPHEKGYYFHTDNPFKDWPNAFEEGLRKSREGDLPNAVLLLEAAVLQDPQDSEVSDWTDKTTAVGQAWLVLGTTQAENENEQAAIVSLQRCLELHPNNLQALMALAVSLTNTGMRQEACEALLSWIRHNPKYKQLLKSRTHLQASPGSRRPSYPSAMGCPLLPEVKELYLEAAQNNSDTIDPDLQTGLGVLYNLSSEFNKAVEAFNAALSVRPEDYLLWNRLGATLANGDRSEEAVEAYTRALELQPGFIRSRYNLGISCINMGAHREAASNFLTALSLQRKSRSRQLSHQVMSGNIWAALRIALSMLDQPELFQAANIGDLDLLMKAFNLDM; this comes from the exons CTGGTGAGTGAGCAACAAGAGAGCCGTCCCTTGCTGAGCCCTTCCATCGATGATTTCCTCTGCGAGACCAAGTGTGATGGAGCTGTCCGCCCAGTAACCTCCAACACAGCAG TACTCTCCTCCTCTCTGGACCTGCTGGATCTGAGTGAGCCTGGTGAGAGAAGACACAGCAAAGACAGGAAGAGCCCTCTTTCTACTAAGGGCACATCATATAGGAAGAAGCCCGATGAAACAGAGCTGATACAAGTGGATGTTGAACAGAGTACACCCTGTTCCCGTACACCTGAAAAGATTTCACTGGACTCAG TAGCAGTTCCATCTTCTTTGGACAAATGGGAAGAACTCAACCCACACCCGGAGCGAAATAGTAGCAGAAAGTGGAAGCTTGAGAGAAGACGTTCATCAAAAAATTCTGGTGAATTTGTGTG GTCTATGGATTGCAAGACTCAGCTAGACACTGCCCCCAGGAACTCCCTGGAGGTCAGTAATAAAGTAGAGGCAGAAGCCATGCCAGTAACTCAA CTCAACAGGCAATATATTAGTGGAAGACAT GGCCGTTTGAGCAAAGACCAAAGGTGGGGTAGCACACTCCTGTCCAGAAACCAGTCTCTGGAGGAAGAGTTTGAGAGAGCTAAGGCAGCAGTGGAG TCAGACACCGAGTTTTGGGATAAGATGCAGGCAGAGTGGGAAGAGCTCGCTCGCAGGAACTGGCTAACAGAGAACGATCGACCACAGATTCCCTCTAATGTGTCTCCTCATGAAAAG GGGTACTACTTCCACACAGATAACCCTTTCAAAGACTGGCCAAATGCATTTGAGGAGGGGTTACGCAAGTCCAGAGAGGGAGACCTGCCTAACGCTGTACTTCTTCTGGAAGCAGCTGTACTGCAGGATCCTCAGGATTCGGAGGTGAGCGACTGGACTGATAAAACAACAGCAGTCGGCCAG GCTTGGCTGGTGCTGGGTACCACGCAAGCAGAGAATGAGAATGAGCAGGCAGCAATTGTCTCCCTCCAGAG GTGTCTGGAGCTCCACCCCAACAACCTCCAGGCCCTCATGGCCCTGGCAGTGAGCCTGACCAACACGGGCATGAGGCAGGAAGCGTGTGAGGCGCTGTTGAGCTGGATAAGGCACAACCCCAAATACAAGCAACTTCTGAAGAGCCGCACACACCTCCAGGCCTCACCTGGTTCACGGAGACCCTCCTACCCTTCCGCAATGGGCTG CCCCCTGCTGCCCGAGGTGAAGGAGCTGTACCTGGAAGCTGCCCAGAACAACTCGGACACGATCGACCCAGACCTGCAGACAGGGTTGGGAGTGCTGTATAACCTCAGCTCTGAGTTCAACAAAGCAGTGGAAGCCTTCAACGCAGCGCTGTCAGTGCGGCCGGAG GACTACCTGCTGTGGAATCGGCTGGGGGCGACGCTGGCTAATGGAGATCGCAGTGAGGAGGCTGTGGAGGCCTATACCAGAGCCCTGGAGCTCCAGCCCGGCTTCATCCGCTCACGTTACAACCTCGGCATCAGCTGCATTAACATGGGCGCTCACAG GGAGGCAGCCAGTAATTTTCTGACGGCTCTTAGCCTGCAGAGGAAGAGCAGGAGTCGGCAGCTTTCGCACCAGGTCATGTCTGGAAACATCTGGGCGGCCCTGCGGATAGCGCTGTCCATGCTGGACCAGCCGGAGCTCTTTCAAGCTGCTAACATAGGAGACCTGGACTTACTCATGAAAGCTTTTAACCTGGATATGTGA